One window of Cohnella hashimotonis genomic DNA carries:
- a CDS encoding putative bifunctional diguanylate cyclase/phosphodiesterase, with amino-acid sequence MDHWSALALASAVFAALLLGTAAFLLVLLRRERQRSRKIASAVDSDWINLLRESPISLTIINSDGIVENISSQLLPMLGTSSDRVFGLHFRDIVHADSAGQAASLFARTLSGEKCVADVKLLRSDGAAIEAHVETSPYMREGAIAGIVVFTQDQSDQKRSMERIRYMAYYDDMTGLPNRRFFMNRLTERLHAAAQSVTRVAVWYMDIDRFKLVNASYGRDYGDMLLLQVAERLTRWFPDSTNIARVEGDEFVGMFDDFERDDQAIARIEGVTKQFEAPFELGGVTVHVTVSVGLATCGSEYPDANVLLKQADTALHRLKENGRNGCLLYDPAFEHTAINKLTLQHELMEAMSRRQFLLYYQPQYDLRSGRLVGFEALIRWRHPERGMVPPSHFIPAAEESGLIMTLGDWVLFEACRQNRAWQRAGLPSYPISVNLSIRQFAQPNLVGRIAEILDETGLAAPYLKLEITESIAMDVERATAILESLSDLGVGISVDDFGTGYSSFSYLKRLPIDCLKIDRSFVRDIHQDPNDRAIVAAIIAMAHNLQIGVIAEGVETEEQVRFLQQHACDEMQGYYGSPPLPAEEAGTMLGRDHGLAIAGLDNDNAAAL; translated from the coding sequence ATGGATCATTGGAGCGCGCTTGCGCTCGCCTCGGCCGTCTTCGCTGCGCTGCTGCTCGGAACCGCCGCCTTCTTGCTCGTTTTGCTCCGGCGAGAGCGACAGCGATCGCGTAAGATCGCAAGTGCCGTCGATTCCGACTGGATCAACCTGCTGCGAGAGAGCCCGATCTCGCTCACGATCATCAATAGCGACGGCATCGTGGAGAATATTAGCAGTCAACTGCTCCCCATGCTAGGCACCTCCTCCGACCGCGTATTCGGCCTTCATTTCCGGGACATTGTTCATGCGGACTCGGCCGGTCAAGCCGCGTCTCTCTTCGCCCGCACGCTTAGCGGAGAGAAATGCGTCGCGGATGTGAAGCTGCTGCGCTCGGACGGTGCGGCCATCGAGGCGCACGTCGAGACGAGTCCCTACATGCGCGAAGGCGCCATCGCCGGCATCGTCGTATTTACCCAGGACCAGAGCGATCAAAAGCGCTCGATGGAACGAATCCGTTATATGGCCTATTACGACGATATGACGGGGTTGCCGAACCGACGGTTTTTCATGAACCGGCTGACGGAGCGGCTGCACGCCGCGGCCCAATCGGTGACCAGGGTCGCCGTCTGGTACATGGACATCGACCGCTTCAAGCTGGTCAATGCGTCATACGGTCGCGATTATGGCGATATGCTGCTGCTTCAGGTCGCAGAGAGGCTGACGCGCTGGTTCCCGGATTCGACCAATATCGCCCGGGTTGAAGGCGACGAGTTCGTCGGCATGTTCGACGATTTCGAGCGGGACGACCAGGCCATCGCGCGGATCGAAGGGGTGACGAAGCAATTCGAGGCGCCGTTCGAGCTTGGCGGCGTCACAGTTCATGTGACGGTCAGCGTAGGTCTGGCGACCTGCGGCTCCGAATATCCGGATGCGAACGTGCTCCTGAAACAGGCCGACACCGCCTTGCACCGGCTTAAGGAAAACGGGCGCAACGGCTGCCTGCTCTACGATCCGGCCTTCGAACATACGGCAATCAACAAGCTGACGCTACAGCACGAGCTGATGGAGGCGATGAGCCGCCGTCAATTCCTGCTGTACTATCAGCCTCAATACGATCTTCGAAGCGGAAGGCTTGTCGGCTTCGAAGCGCTGATCCGGTGGAGGCACCCCGAGCGGGGAATGGTACCGCCGTCTCATTTCATCCCCGCGGCCGAAGAGAGCGGACTGATCATGACGCTTGGAGACTGGGTGCTCTTCGAGGCATGCAGGCAGAATCGCGCCTGGCAGCGCGCGGGACTCCCTTCCTATCCGATCTCCGTCAACCTGTCGATCCGACAGTTCGCGCAGCCCAATCTGGTCGGGAGAATTGCCGAGATTCTGGACGAGACGGGACTGGCGGCTCCCTATCTGAAGCTGGAGATCACGGAGAGCATCGCCATGGACGTCGAGCGGGCGACCGCCATTCTGGAATCGCTCAGCGACCTGGGCGTCGGCATCAGCGTGGACGACTTCGGCACGGGCTACAGCTCCTTCAGCTACCTCAAGCGGCTGCCCATCGATTGTCTGAAGATCGACCGCTCGTTCGTAAGGGATATCCATCAGGATCCTAACGACAGGGCGATCGTTGCAGCGATTATTGCAATGGCGCATAATTTGCAGATCGGCGTCATCGCAGAGGGGGTAGAGACCGAGGAGCAGGTGCGATTTCTACAGCAGCATGCCTGCGACGAGATGCAAGGATATTACGGAAGCCCGCCGCTGCCTGCCGAAGAGGCGGGCACGATGCTGGGTAGAGATCACGGCTTGGCGATAGCCGGCTTAGACAACGACAACGCCGCGGCCCTTTGA
- a CDS encoding YunC family protein → MIKLVPIVIDGYTALGVEVLLPKTTLLAVTAGCGYIMCGALDVALLNDKLKDRGILAGRAVGVKTLDQLLDAPLESVTYEAERAGIVPGMQGRAAVARMASMSAQQEG, encoded by the coding sequence ATGATCAAACTGGTTCCGATCGTCATCGACGGGTACACCGCCCTCGGCGTCGAGGTGCTGCTCCCGAAAACGACGTTGCTGGCAGTGACGGCTGGATGCGGTTACATTATGTGCGGTGCGCTTGATGTCGCCCTGCTCAACGACAAACTGAAGGACAGGGGCATCCTCGCCGGCCGCGCGGTCGGCGTGAAAACGCTCGATCAGCTGCTGGATGCGCCCCTGGAATCCGTCACTTACGAAGCCGAGCGCGCTGGCATCGTTCCGGGCATGCAAGGGCGTGCTGCCGTCGCTCGCATGGCGTCGATGTCCGCGCAACAGGAAGGGTAA
- the mtnA gene encoding S-methyl-5-thioribose-1-phosphate isomerase, with protein sequence MSDIQQSGAPIKGVLEPIRWNEGTLELLDQRLLPEQTVYLNLTTVQEVWEAIRNLAVRGAPAIGISAAFGVVLGVQHFPGPVTAMADEALRHAAHLATSRPTAVNLFWALDRMKERAKTLAASGVSSREAVEALLAEAKQIQAEDIETNRRIGEHALTLFEDGMGVLTHCNAGGLATSKYGTALAPFYLALEQGIALKVYADETRPVLQGARLTAFELQQAGVDVTLITDNMAAHVMSKGWVQAVIVGTDRVAANGDVANKIGTYGVAVLAKAHNIPFYVACPMSTIDLSTPTGASIPIEERHADEVTVGFGKRTAPEGVKVYNPAFDVTPSELVTAIITEKGIVTAPYDIGLRKLFDE encoded by the coding sequence ATGAGCGACATTCAACAATCGGGCGCCCCGATCAAAGGCGTGCTTGAGCCGATCCGATGGAACGAAGGGACGCTTGAGCTGCTCGACCAGCGACTGCTGCCCGAGCAAACGGTATATTTAAACCTGACGACCGTACAAGAAGTTTGGGAAGCCATTCGCAATCTGGCCGTGCGAGGCGCGCCTGCGATCGGCATCTCCGCGGCGTTCGGCGTCGTGCTGGGCGTACAGCATTTCCCGGGTCCCGTGACCGCGATGGCGGACGAGGCCCTGCGCCATGCCGCGCATCTCGCAACGTCAAGACCGACGGCCGTGAATCTGTTCTGGGCGCTCGACCGCATGAAGGAACGCGCGAAGACGCTGGCTGCCTCCGGCGTTTCGTCGCGCGAAGCCGTAGAAGCGCTGCTCGCGGAGGCAAAGCAGATTCAAGCCGAGGACATCGAGACCAACCGGCGAATCGGCGAGCATGCGCTTACGCTGTTCGAGGACGGCATGGGCGTTCTTACCCATTGCAACGCCGGGGGACTTGCCACCTCCAAATACGGCACGGCGCTTGCCCCCTTCTACCTTGCGCTGGAGCAAGGCATTGCGCTTAAGGTTTACGCGGACGAGACAAGGCCGGTCCTGCAAGGCGCGCGCCTTACCGCGTTCGAGCTGCAGCAGGCGGGCGTCGACGTGACGCTGATCACGGATAACATGGCTGCGCACGTGATGTCCAAGGGCTGGGTACAAGCCGTCATCGTCGGTACCGACCGGGTCGCGGCGAACGGCGACGTAGCGAATAAGATCGGCACATACGGCGTTGCCGTATTGGCCAAGGCGCACAACATTCCCTTCTACGTGGCTTGTCCGATGTCCACGATCGACCTGTCGACGCCGACAGGGGCGAGCATCCCGATCGAAGAGCGGCATGCAGACGAGGTGACCGTAGGTTTCGGCAAGCGGACGGCTCCCGAGGGCGTCAAGGTATACAATCCCGCCTTCGACGTCACGCCAAGCGAGCTCGTAACGGCGATTATTACCGAGAAAGGCATCGTGACTGCGCCTTACGACATCGGTCTTCGCAAGCTGTTCGACGAATAA
- the mtnK gene encoding S-methyl-5-thioribose kinase: MSKYHPLSEAEAIEIARSIVEVFPTGEELVSREIGDGNLNLVFHITQPATGRSLIVKQALPYVKIIGDSWPLSLDRARIEGEALIKQGELAPGLVPVVYRSDADMALTIMEDLSDHVIMRKGLIEGGVYPDFAEHLAEFLSRTLFFTSDLGMNQQDKKVQLGRFINPDLCKITEDFVLNFPYFDAESNNIEPHLRDAAESVWHDEELLLEAAKLREKFLTQAQALLHGDLHTGSIFVTPASTKVIDPEFAYYGPIGFDIGATVANLLLNFAGQEHWSPDEAGRRDRRAYLIHTITELWTRFERKFRALWDEHGVDKRLSVRGYQDDYMKRLLQDTIGFAGAKALRRIYGLAQVADIATIPDRDARERAQRLALDIARNLIVSNRSATSIEDLVRIAETAAGYRS; encoded by the coding sequence ATGAGCAAGTATCACCCGCTGAGCGAAGCGGAAGCCATCGAGATCGCCCGTTCGATCGTCGAAGTATTTCCTACAGGTGAGGAGCTCGTCTCCCGCGAGATCGGGGACGGCAACCTGAATCTCGTCTTCCATATTACGCAGCCGGCGACCGGACGCAGCCTCATCGTCAAGCAAGCGCTCCCTTATGTCAAAATTATCGGCGACTCCTGGCCGCTCAGTCTCGACCGCGCGCGGATCGAAGGCGAAGCGCTTATCAAGCAGGGCGAGCTCGCTCCCGGTCTCGTGCCGGTCGTCTACCGCTCCGACGCCGATATGGCGCTCACGATCATGGAAGACCTGAGCGATCACGTTATTATGCGCAAAGGTTTGATCGAAGGCGGCGTTTATCCCGATTTTGCCGAACATCTCGCAGAGTTTTTGTCCCGCACGCTGTTCTTCACTTCGGATCTTGGCATGAACCAGCAGGACAAAAAGGTGCAGCTCGGCCGTTTCATCAATCCGGATCTGTGCAAGATTACGGAAGATTTCGTCCTTAATTTCCCTTACTTCGATGCGGAATCCAACAATATCGAGCCCCATCTGCGGGACGCAGCCGAATCTGTCTGGCACGACGAAGAGCTGCTGCTCGAGGCGGCCAAGCTGCGCGAGAAGTTCCTGACCCAGGCGCAAGCGCTGCTTCACGGGGATCTGCATACCGGCAGCATTTTCGTAACACCGGCTTCGACCAAGGTCATCGATCCGGAATTCGCCTATTACGGTCCGATAGGCTTCGATATCGGGGCAACGGTCGCGAACCTGCTGCTGAATTTTGCGGGGCAAGAGCACTGGAGTCCGGACGAAGCCGGCCGACGAGACCGCAGAGCTTATCTGATTCATACGATTACGGAGCTGTGGACGCGGTTCGAGCGCAAATTCCGCGCGCTGTGGGACGAGCATGGCGTCGACAAGCGCCTTAGCGTCCGCGGCTACCAAGACGATTATATGAAACGGTTGCTGCAGGATACGATCGGCTTTGCTGGCGCCAAGGCGCTTAGACGCATTTACGGACTCGCGCAGGTCGCCGACATCGCGACGATCCCCGACCGGGATGCGCGCGAACGGGCGCAGCGCCTTGCGCTCGACATCGCCCGCAACTTGATCGTGTCCAACCGCAGCGCGACGTCGATCGAGGATCTCGTCCGGATCGCGGAGACCGCTGCCGGCTACCGCAGCTGA
- a CDS encoding NAD-dependent malic enzyme — protein sequence MNGSNLIVRLEMDTDRAVFGAIATAIGAAGGDIVAIDVIRPGQKSIRDLTIRSDAGQEAIASAIRSVDGVRIVNISDQTLLIHLGGKLEVTPRIKIRTRDDLSRVYTPGVAKVCMAIHEDPASAFSLTIKRNTVAVVSDGSAVLGLGNIGPAAAMPVMEGKAMLFKELAGVDAFPICLDTQDSDAIVEIVRSLAPGFGGINLEDISSPRCFEIERRLQELLDIPVFHDDQHGTAVVLIASLMNAAKCVGKRMDTLRVVVCGIGAAGMSIVRMLHSAGVPSVVAVDREGILSADREYANPAWQWCAQHTNPEGRTGGLTEAIAGADVFIGVSGPGVLNVDQVKSMAADPIVFAMANPEPEIRPDLIQGIAAVIGTGRSDYPNQINNVLCFPGIFRGALDCRASRITEGMKLAAAKAIAAVVTDEQLSSEYIVPSVFNADVVENVRKAVIEAAYADKVARRQVKRSLGDEDKTSHAEHGI from the coding sequence ATGAACGGTTCAAATCTCATCGTGCGTCTCGAAATGGATACGGACAGAGCCGTCTTCGGCGCGATCGCGACCGCGATCGGCGCGGCCGGAGGCGATATCGTCGCGATCGACGTCATTCGGCCGGGGCAGAAGAGCATTCGCGATCTGACGATCCGCAGCGATGCGGGCCAGGAGGCGATCGCTTCGGCGATCCGCTCCGTCGATGGTGTCCGGATCGTTAACATCTCGGACCAGACGTTGCTGATCCATCTCGGCGGCAAGCTCGAGGTGACGCCGCGCATCAAGATCCGTACGCGCGACGATCTATCCCGTGTCTACACGCCGGGCGTGGCAAAGGTTTGCATGGCCATCCACGAGGACCCGGCTTCGGCGTTTTCACTCACGATCAAACGCAACACGGTCGCCGTCGTCAGCGACGGCAGCGCCGTGCTCGGTCTGGGCAACATCGGCCCCGCCGCGGCGATGCCTGTCATGGAAGGCAAGGCGATGCTCTTTAAGGAGCTTGCAGGCGTCGACGCCTTCCCGATCTGCCTCGACACGCAGGATTCGGACGCCATCGTCGAGATCGTTCGCAGTCTCGCGCCAGGATTCGGGGGCATCAACCTTGAGGACATCTCGTCGCCCCGATGCTTCGAGATCGAGCGCCGCTTGCAGGAGCTGCTCGATATCCCGGTTTTCCACGACGATCAGCACGGCACCGCCGTCGTACTGATCGCCTCGCTGATGAACGCGGCCAAGTGCGTCGGCAAGCGTATGGACACGCTTCGCGTTGTCGTCTGCGGGATCGGCGCGGCCGGCATGTCGATCGTCCGCATGCTGCATTCGGCCGGCGTGCCGTCGGTCGTCGCCGTCGACCGCGAGGGCATCCTGTCCGCCGATCGCGAGTACGCCAACCCGGCCTGGCAATGGTGCGCGCAGCATACCAACCCCGAAGGCCGGACAGGCGGCTTGACCGAAGCCATCGCGGGAGCGGACGTTTTCATCGGCGTATCCGGTCCCGGCGTGCTGAACGTAGACCAGGTCAAGTCGATGGCCGCCGACCCGATCGTGTTCGCGATGGCGAATCCCGAGCCCGAGATCCGTCCCGACCTCATCCAGGGCATCGCGGCCGTCATCGGCACCGGCCGCAGCGATTACCCGAACCAGATCAACAACGTGCTCTGCTTTCCCGGCATCTTCCGGGGCGCGCTCGACTGCCGCGCGTCTCGCATTACGGAAGGCATGAAGCTGGCCGCAGCCAAGGCGATCGCCGCCGTCGTTACGGACGAGCAGCTCAGCAGCGAATATATCGTTCCGAGCGTGTTCAACGCCGATGTGGTCGAAAACGTGCGAAAAGCCGTCATCGAAGCGGCCTACGCAGATAAGGTCGCACGACGTCAGGTCAAGCGCAGCCTGGGCGACGAAGATAAAACATCGCACGCGGAGCATGGCATTTGA
- a CDS encoding cryptochrome/photolyase family protein has protein sequence MKLFIHRKDLRISDLPALDYMAAGGEPGMHALFLDPFLLRGERYREHSGAGFLRAAGRLERAYEKAGRKLNILYGEPAALLDRVLDARPDIREVIVHEDYTPYANKRDRELREAALARGAAFTALPDLSLAPMRDFHEWTGRQTPYKVFTPFYRQWRAFLAERYTTVYASEVSDLDTVAAPSLPDCGLPAHLKSVMEDRDGQAHEPERRLRSFLNGALSRYAEARDAYAQDGTSRLSASLNRGEISARRLYVAVGELGSIQSESWLRQLAWRDFYLYQSRMDPDYYHYERKFDLSGLDDRHFAAWRDARTGIPVIDAAMTHLNETGWMPNRLRMIAAMFLTKNLRCPFIYGERYFRLKLSDYDNALNRGGWLWASSLGFDAAPYFRIMNPVTQSKKFDPAGDYLRTWLPRASLDAAVPIHEPAPDAIVDLRQSRLDAIAAYKAIIQNAAREPDDD, from the coding sequence TTGAAGCTGTTCATCCATCGCAAGGACCTGCGGATCTCGGACCTGCCGGCGTTGGACTATATGGCCGCCGGCGGAGAGCCAGGCATGCATGCGCTGTTCCTCGATCCGTTTCTTCTTCGCGGGGAGAGATACCGGGAGCACAGCGGCGCCGGGTTTCTTCGGGCGGCGGGCCGACTCGAACGCGCCTATGAAAAAGCGGGGCGCAAGCTGAACATATTATACGGCGAGCCGGCTGCCCTGCTGGATCGTGTGCTCGACGCACGGCCGGATATTCGCGAGGTCATCGTGCACGAGGACTACACCCCTTATGCGAACAAGCGAGACCGCGAGTTGAGGGAAGCGGCGCTGGCGCGCGGCGCCGCTTTTACCGCGCTTCCGGATCTGTCGCTCGCGCCGATGCGCGATTTTCACGAATGGACGGGCCGCCAGACGCCATACAAGGTGTTTACGCCTTTTTACCGGCAATGGCGCGCCTTTCTCGCTGAACGCTATACGACCGTATACGCAAGCGAAGTGAGCGACCTGGACACGGTCGCCGCGCCGAGCCTGCCGGATTGCGGCCTGCCGGCGCACCTCAAGTCCGTCATGGAAGACCGGGACGGACAAGCGCACGAGCCGGAGCGACGGCTGCGAAGCTTCCTTAACGGCGCGCTGTCTCGCTACGCCGAAGCGAGAGACGCCTATGCGCAGGACGGCACAAGCAGGTTGTCGGCTTCGCTGAACCGCGGCGAGATCTCTGCCAGACGCCTGTACGTCGCCGTCGGCGAACTCGGCTCGATCCAGTCGGAGAGCTGGCTGCGGCAGCTGGCGTGGCGCGACTTTTACCTCTATCAATCTCGTATGGACCCCGATTACTATCATTACGAGAGAAAGTTCGATCTGTCCGGCCTGGACGACCGCCACTTCGCCGCCTGGCGCGACGCAAGGACAGGCATTCCGGTGATCGACGCGGCCATGACGCATTTGAACGAGACCGGCTGGATGCCGAATCGGCTGCGAATGATCGCGGCGATGTTTCTGACAAAAAACTTGCGCTGCCCGTTTATTTACGGCGAACGGTATTTTCGGCTGAAACTATCGGATTACGACAACGCGCTTAATAGAGGCGGCTGGCTATGGGCTTCCTCGCTCGGCTTCGACGCCGCGCCTTACTTTCGCATCATGAATCCCGTAACCCAGTCCAAGAAGTTCGATCCGGCCGGCGACTATCTCCGAACCTGGCTGCCTCGCGCCTCGCTAGACGCCGCTGTCCCCATACACGAGCCCGCGCCGGACGCCATCGTCGACCTCCGCCAATCCCGCCTTGACGCGATCGCTGCCTACAAGGCGATTATTCAGAATGCAGCGCGTGAACCGGATGACGACTGA
- a CDS encoding DUF1802 family protein: MDNPIALREWAVAVKALETGKQIVVLRKGGIAEETKEFRLESPTFFLFPSYEHQREHLVKPGTSPSVAETVAAFEKEPGTVVVSSYAEVAGDIEVTDSETLRKLDPFHLWTENYAEERLKWKKTKPLHVLLLRVYVLDEPVAIPNDERYGGCKSWIHLAEPLSAREARPALVDEAFDKEVQAVRQALSGVL, from the coding sequence ATGGACAATCCGATTGCGCTGCGGGAATGGGCGGTGGCGGTCAAGGCACTGGAGACGGGCAAGCAGATTGTCGTGCTGCGCAAGGGCGGCATCGCGGAGGAGACGAAGGAGTTTCGGCTGGAAAGTCCAACGTTTTTCCTTTTCCCATCCTACGAGCATCAGCGTGAGCATCTGGTCAAACCGGGGACGAGCCCGAGCGTGGCGGAGACGGTAGCGGCGTTCGAGAAGGAGCCGGGTACGGTCGTCGTCTCCTCGTACGCGGAGGTCGCGGGCGACATCGAAGTAACGGACAGCGAGACGCTGCGCAAGCTGGATCCGTTTCATTTGTGGACGGAGAACTATGCGGAGGAACGGCTCAAGTGGAAAAAAACGAAGCCGCTGCACGTTTTGCTGCTGCGCGTATACGTGCTGGATGAGCCGGTCGCGATTCCGAACGACGAGCGGTACGGCGGTTGTAAGTCCTGGATTCACCTGGCGGAGCCTCTATCCGCGCGGGAAGCCCGTCCTGCGTTAGTGGACGAGGCGTTCGACAAAGAGGTGCAAGCGGTACGTCAGGCACTCTCTGGCGTCCTATAG
- the sufC gene encoding Fe-S cluster assembly ATPase SufC, whose translation MSNLFEIKGLKSEIEGKEILKGFDLTIKAGEVHAIMGPNGTGKSTLASSIMGHPKYEVTDGQVLLNGEDVLEMGVDERALAGLFLAMQYPSEITGVTNADFLRSAINARRGEGNEISLIKFVRQMEAKMKELEMNPEFMHRYLNEGFSGGEKKRNEILQMMLLEPKLVILDEIDSGLDIDALKIVAAGVNAMRSEERSFLIITHYQRLLNYIKPDHVHVMMQGRIVKSGGPELAERLEAEGYEWVKEELGIVDETVGQA comes from the coding sequence ATGTCCAACTTGTTCGAAATCAAGGGCTTGAAGTCGGAAATCGAAGGCAAAGAAATTTTGAAAGGCTTCGATCTGACAATCAAGGCTGGCGAAGTGCACGCGATCATGGGCCCGAACGGCACCGGCAAGAGCACGCTCGCTTCCTCGATCATGGGCCATCCTAAATATGAAGTAACCGACGGACAAGTGCTGCTGAACGGCGAAGACGTGCTGGAAATGGGCGTCGACGAGCGCGCGCTTGCCGGCCTGTTCCTCGCTATGCAGTATCCGAGCGAGATCACGGGTGTGACCAACGCGGACTTCCTGCGCAGTGCGATCAACGCGCGCCGCGGCGAGGGCAACGAGATTTCCCTGATCAAGTTCGTCCGCCAGATGGAAGCGAAGATGAAGGAGCTCGAGATGAATCCCGAGTTCATGCACCGCTATCTGAACGAAGGCTTCTCGGGCGGCGAGAAAAAGCGCAACGAAATTTTGCAAATGATGCTGCTCGAGCCGAAGCTCGTCATTCTTGACGAGATCGACTCCGGCCTCGACATCGACGCGCTGAAGATCGTAGCCGCGGGCGTCAACGCGATGCGCTCCGAAGAGCGCAGCTTCCTGATCATCACCCACTACCAGCGCCTGCTTAATTATATTAAGCCCGATCATGTTCACGTCATGATGCAGGGCCGCATCGTCAAGTCCGGCGGTCCTGAGCTGGCTGAGCGTCTCGAAGCCGAAGGCTACGAATGGGTCAAAGAAGAACTGGGCATCGTCGACGAGACGGTCGGCCAAGCCTAA
- the sufD gene encoding Fe-S cluster assembly protein SufD, protein MSTPTASFGRDAASSIARSKNEPAWLVAWRENAGELASRLELPKPEKTPIQRWPLDLYGTDRPGAKVDSASQLPEALAKLLPAEAGGALIVQHNSSVVYTHLSDELKAKGVVLTSLEEAARSHEEIVRKHLMTAYAPDEHKLAALHAALWNGGVFLYVPRGVEIEEPVQALLFADDAEATFVPHVLIVAEANSRVTVVENASTAVGEAALVLNGAVEVFAKDGSQVRYAAVHSLEKGAVDVSYRRAVLEQNARIEWIVGELQDGNILSDTKTILKGNGSTSDAKIITVGTGKQRMSLTTGAVHFGLSTESDMITRAVMKEEGTAVINGVTKIEKGATRANGQQTEKVLMLSPKARGDANPILLIDEDDVKAGHAASVGQVNAEQVHYLMSRGISKTEAERLIIYGFLDPVVSEIPLESVREQLQRILERKLG, encoded by the coding sequence ATGAGTACGCCTACCGCCTCTTTTGGCCGCGATGCCGCATCGAGCATCGCCCGTAGCAAAAACGAACCCGCTTGGCTCGTCGCCTGGCGCGAGAACGCCGGCGAGCTGGCATCCCGGCTCGAACTGCCGAAGCCCGAGAAGACGCCGATCCAGCGCTGGCCGCTGGACCTGTACGGCACGGACCGCCCGGGCGCCAAGGTCGACTCGGCATCGCAGCTGCCCGAAGCGCTAGCGAAGCTGCTGCCCGCTGAAGCCGGCGGCGCGCTGATCGTGCAGCACAATTCCTCCGTCGTCTATACGCATCTGTCCGACGAGCTGAAGGCAAAGGGCGTCGTGCTGACGAGCCTCGAGGAGGCCGCGCGCAGCCACGAGGAGATCGTCCGCAAGCATCTGATGACGGCTTATGCGCCGGATGAGCACAAGCTCGCAGCGCTGCACGCGGCGCTGTGGAACGGCGGCGTCTTCCTGTACGTGCCCCGCGGCGTCGAGATCGAGGAGCCTGTGCAGGCGCTGCTGTTCGCGGACGACGCCGAAGCGACCTTCGTGCCGCACGTGCTGATCGTCGCCGAGGCGAACAGCCGCGTGACCGTCGTCGAGAATGCCTCCACGGCCGTCGGCGAAGCCGCGCTCGTGTTGAACGGCGCCGTCGAAGTGTTCGCCAAGGACGGCAGCCAGGTCCGTTATGCGGCCGTGCACAGCCTTGAGAAGGGCGCGGTCGACGTCTCGTACCGCCGTGCCGTTCTGGAGCAGAACGCGCGCATCGAATGGATCGTCGGCGAGCTGCAGGACGGCAACATCCTGTCCGACACCAAGACGATCCTGAAGGGCAACGGTTCGACATCCGACGCCAAGATCATCACAGTCGGCACCGGCAAGCAGCGCATGAGCCTCACGACGGGCGCCGTGCACTTCGGCCTCTCGACGGAGAGCGACATGATCACGCGCGCCGTCATGAAGGAAGAGGGCACCGCCGTCATCAACGGCGTGACCAAGATCGAAAAAGGCGCGACCCGCGCCAACGGTCAGCAGACCGAGAAGGTGCTTATGCTGAGCCCCAAGGCGCGCGGCGACGCGAATCCGATCCTGCTGATCGACGAAGACGACGTCAAAGCCGGCCACGCGGCGAGCGTAGGCCAGGTCAATGCGGAGCAGGTGCATTATCTGATGTCGCGGGGCATCTCGAAGACGGAAGCGGAGCGCCTGATCATCTACGGTTTCCTTGATCCGGTCGTATCCGAGATACCGCTCGAGAGCGTTCGCGAGCAGCTGCAGCGCATTTTAGAGAGGAAGTTGGGTTAA